A region from the Chloroflexota bacterium genome encodes:
- the ruvA gene encoding Holliday junction branch migration protein RuvA yields the protein MISSLRGLIQHIDNDFLILEVGGAGLKVFVPASVFEQVDGVGKVAFLHTHLIVREDALTLYGFSSEEQRTLFETLLGVNGVGPKLALAVLSYVSPDNLRRAVGQEQPEVLDRVPGVGKKTAEKIVFHLKDKFGPGLPIGAGVPISDVDTEILGALTALGYSVVEAQAALQSISKDAPKDVEERVRLALQYFAKP from the coding sequence ATGATCTCCTCCCTCCGCGGCCTCATCCAACATATTGACAACGACTTCCTCATCCTCGAAGTTGGCGGCGCCGGCTTGAAGGTGTTTGTGCCCGCCAGCGTCTTCGAGCAGGTTGACGGCGTGGGTAAGGTAGCTTTTCTGCACACCCATCTCATCGTCCGCGAAGATGCGCTGACGCTTTACGGCTTTTCATCTGAGGAGCAACGGACTTTGTTTGAGACTCTGCTCGGCGTGAACGGCGTCGGCCCTAAGCTGGCGTTGGCGGTGCTGTCCTACGTTTCGCCCGACAACTTGCGGCGGGCGGTGGGCCAGGAACAGCCCGAAGTGCTGGATCGCGTGCCGGGCGTAGGCAAGAAGACGGCGGAGAAGATCGTCTTCCACCTCAAGGATAAGTTTGGCCCCGGCCTGCCAATCGGCGCGGGCGTGCCTATTTCAGATGTGGATACTGAAATTCTGGGCGCGCTCACGGCCTTGGGCTACAGTGTGGTTGAGGCGCAGGCGGCCCTTCAGTCTATCTCGAAGGATGCTCCTAAAGATGTCGAGGAGCGGGTGAGACTGGCACTACAGTATTTTGCCAAACCGTAA
- a CDS encoding pyrroline-5-carboxylate reductase gives MFSNTTIAFIGSGSMAEAMISGLIAQKLIEPQAIVASGPRPERGEALREKYGVRVTTNNREAIEGADVVVLAVKPQILPTVMPELKGHIQLGSLALSIIAGVKIETIAQGLLHTGIVRAMPNTPAQIGEGISVWTASHEVTEAQLKQAEAILGACGQQVFLADEDYLDMATALSGTGPAYVFLFMEALVDAGVHLGFSRHVAEQLVLQTIKGSVEYILHSPNHLARLRNQVTSPGGTSAEALYYLEKAGFRTALSRAVWAAYQRSVQLGRGKKRSQLADGEK, from the coding sequence ATGTTCTCCAATACCACCATCGCCTTTATAGGCTCCGGCTCGATGGCCGAAGCCATGATTTCGGGGTTGATTGCCCAGAAGTTAATTGAGCCGCAAGCCATTGTGGCCTCCGGCCCGCGCCCGGAGCGGGGCGAAGCGTTGCGCGAGAAATATGGCGTCCGCGTCACGACGAATAACCGGGAAGCGATAGAGGGAGCCGATGTGGTCGTGTTGGCGGTCAAACCGCAGATCCTGCCAACGGTCATGCCGGAACTCAAGGGCCACATCCAGCTTGGCTCGCTGGCCCTGTCCATCATCGCCGGAGTCAAAATCGAGACGATTGCTCAAGGCCTGCTTCACACCGGCATTGTGCGGGCCATGCCCAACACCCCGGCCCAGATTGGCGAAGGTATTTCGGTGTGGACGGCTTCCCACGAAGTGACGGAGGCCCAACTCAAACAGGCCGAGGCGATTCTGGGCGCATGCGGCCAGCAGGTCTTTTTGGCCGACGAAGATTATCTCGACATGGCAACGGCGCTCTCCGGCACCGGCCCGGCCTACGTTTTCCTTTTCATGGAAGCTCTGGTGGATGCCGGGGTGCATCTCGGCTTCTCGCGCCACGTGGCCGAGCAGTTGGTGTTGCAAACCATCAAAGGCTCTGTCGAGTATATTCTACATTCGCCCAACCACCTGGCCCGGCTTCGCAACCAGGTCACCTCGCCCGGCGGCACCAGCGCCGAGGCCCTCTACTACCTCGAAAAAGCCGGCTTTCGCACCGCACTCTCGCGGGCGGTGTGGGCGGCTTACCAGCGGTCGGTGCAGTTGGGCCGGGGCAAGAAGCGAAGCCAGTTGGCGGATGGAGAGAAATAA
- a CDS encoding YebC/PmpR family DNA-binding transcriptional regulator yields the protein MSGHSKWATIKRKKGAADAKRGQLFTRLAREIAMAAREGGGDADSNFKLRLAVDKARSNNMPKDNIERAIARGTGDGEGGALEQIMYEGYAGHGVAVIIECVTDNRNRTVSDLRRTLTRAGGNLGEGNSVAWQFQRKAYFAFPAEGHDQDKVFEMAVDAGADDVQFGEEHIEIYAPVESFKSVSDKLRAASIQPEEAELRMEPTNTMELSRDDTVKVLKTIEELEELDDVQKVYTNLHVSDEAAEAMAA from the coding sequence ATGTCAGGTCATTCCAAATGGGCAACCATTAAACGCAAAAAGGGCGCGGCTGACGCCAAGCGCGGCCAACTCTTCACCCGGCTCGCCCGCGAGATCGCAATGGCGGCCCGCGAGGGCGGCGGCGACGCCGACAGTAACTTCAAGCTGAGGCTGGCGGTGGACAAAGCCCGCTCCAACAACATGCCGAAGGACAACATTGAGCGGGCCATTGCTCGCGGCACGGGCGACGGCGAAGGCGGCGCGCTGGAGCAGATTATGTATGAAGGGTACGCCGGCCACGGGGTGGCCGTCATCATCGAGTGTGTCACCGACAACCGCAACCGCACCGTATCCGACCTGCGGCGGACGCTCACCCGAGCCGGCGGCAACCTGGGCGAAGGCAATTCGGTGGCCTGGCAGTTCCAGCGCAAGGCCTATTTTGCCTTCCCGGCAGAAGGCCACGATCAGGACAAAGTTTTTGAGATGGCAGTGGATGCCGGAGCGGACGATGTGCAATTTGGCGAGGAGCACATTGAAATTTACGCCCCGGTCGAATCCTTCAAGTCGGTGAGCGACAAACTGCGGGCGGCCAGCATCCAGCCTGAAGAAGCTGAACTGCGGATGGAGCCGACCAACACTATGGAGCTTTCGCGCGATGACACGGTGAAAGTGCTGAAGACCATCGAAGAGCTTGAAGAACTGGACGACGTGCAGAAGGTGTACACCAACCTGCACGTGAGCGACGAAGCCGCGGAAGCGATGGCGGCCTGA
- a CDS encoding TIGR02452 family protein yields MLLNRELAAAQGRETKRILEAGSYVSESGHRIEIASMLKQAVEGTRSYPADEPAEAPPPKHKSTTIAIANETSLASAERLIQAGYRPAVLNFASAKHPGGGFLSGARAQEESLARSSGLYTCLVGNEMYAYHHKQRNPLYSDYAIYSPDVPVFRTDDGAFRDEPLLCSFITCAAVNANEILQNAPFYYSEIEEAMWKRILKILTIGAKHGHDAIVLGAWGCGAFGNDANQIAGLFSKALRSNFQGVYLMVVFAILDFSDEEKFIGPFRKAFEEAR; encoded by the coding sequence ATGCTCCTCAATCGCGAACTTGCCGCCGCGCAAGGCCGAGAGACAAAGAGAATATTGGAAGCCGGTTCCTACGTTTCCGAATCGGGGCACCGCATTGAAATTGCCTCTATGTTGAAGCAGGCTGTGGAAGGGACTCGATCCTATCCGGCTGATGAACCGGCTGAGGCACCGCCACCAAAGCATAAAAGCACCACAATTGCAATCGCCAATGAAACATCGCTTGCCTCTGCCGAACGATTAATCCAAGCCGGATATCGCCCAGCGGTGCTAAATTTTGCGTCGGCCAAACACCCTGGCGGTGGGTTTCTTAGCGGCGCAAGGGCACAGGAGGAATCTCTAGCCCGTTCATCCGGTTTGTACACTTGCTTGGTCGGGAATGAAATGTACGCGTATCACCACAAACAGCGCAATCCCCTATATTCTGACTACGCCATCTATTCGCCTGATGTTCCTGTGTTTCGCACAGATGATGGGGCGTTTCGTGATGAACCTCTTCTTTGCTCGTTCATCACTTGCGCCGCTGTCAATGCCAACGAGATTCTTCAAAATGCGCCCTTTTACTACTCTGAGATCGAAGAGGCAATGTGGAAACGAATTCTCAAGATTCTGACAATTGGCGCAAAGCATGGGCACGACGCTATTGTGCTTGGTGCCTGGGGGTGTGGTGCCTTTGGGAATGATGCAAATCAAATTGCTGGTTTGTTCAGCAAAGCATTGAGAAGCAACTTTCAAGGCGTTTATCTAATGGTCGTTTTTGCTATTCTGGATTTTTCTGACGAAGAGAAATTCATAGGGCCGTTTCGGAAAGCATTTGAGGAGGCGAGATGA
- a CDS encoding aminoglycoside phosphotransferase family protein — MTKLGRFTPQGTTALDKDADLAVFLLDYLERQRDPATGTWPGKPETRRLQITSQVLEALGELGLAQVTAHLVEPAVKWFTEMPVLGDVPPQDRYLTRIYPMRFKALAMLGRFTASRPRADFEDLCKHADVNTGWLLNVPGLKPARATMIWLDTLLLLGGDIQLSWQPWRDNGLNTIATALNIWLAIGAPDSDGTSALTEINNAGDAAYALDLLLRSRRLTSLSPAIDQTLSILIRTAQWRDHQDTFNKRALYSALQLARHFTEHPAARATVGGFIGEIRSRYRTGEHQHQPVHFHALALRLLAAHHRARLSDMVLEKLERRSKEPEVPPKEAEPETAAERQPEASPRVAASSHEEETAELNPPAAPASDAVPLSVTASPSADVDPSQQAALTQLVQGHVKVKLGRVDRISGTRARATVYRVHFGLHSDATDGAGQSLTALPDSLRLVIKQGSIESLARTIKRYGELPDELLPYFAKHADQPESTGGSPEWYLVMEDLAGMSPLGGILDQLDDHAAHEEPIARLAVAVGGALSALHRHRRRAPLASNELGWLYLTPITEALNKICEASAFPELKDYVEIGFESNGWRYHNLNTYLSRLQWHAVMLNPPTIGTVHGDCHSRNLMIDSALSRVKFVDLETLSYIDDYLTDWGLLLEDVALYRYLPRGQRPNCLTRDEIVTGPGLINYPYLPRQADSVLHFQKRLIEQVEAFAGSLNDARFKPRLWLAIARNLILLASRQITAQPPEAQAHEDALKLVMVAYAEAIRLLDELIAHLNSPERVPLLDLPFTGQPNPRASLPFPLESLQEAILQLDVSIIHRPSPADSGISQYLIEGKPFAEINAGAEPPTLSLAGRLEQYVDASHIARPVDSANVVIPLQPATSLDDVIGLVRQAYFLALAD; from the coding sequence ATGACAAAACTTGGCCGTTTCACGCCTCAAGGCACGACTGCTTTAGACAAAGACGCCGACCTGGCCGTCTTTCTCCTCGATTACCTCGAACGCCAACGCGACCCGGCCACCGGCACCTGGCCCGGCAAACCGGAGACCCGCCGCCTGCAAATTACCTCCCAGGTGTTGGAGGCGCTCGGCGAACTAGGGCTGGCCCAGGTCACCGCCCACCTGGTTGAACCGGCGGTGAAGTGGTTCACCGAGATGCCGGTTTTGGGCGATGTTCCACCCCAAGACCGTTACCTGACCCGAATTTACCCCATGCGCTTCAAGGCGCTGGCCATGCTGGGCCGTTTCACCGCTTCGCGCCCGCGTGCCGACTTTGAAGACCTGTGCAAGCACGCCGATGTCAACACCGGCTGGCTGTTGAACGTGCCCGGTCTCAAACCAGCGCGGGCCACCATGATCTGGCTGGACACCCTGCTGTTGTTGGGCGGCGACATTCAACTGAGCTGGCAACCGTGGCGCGATAATGGGCTGAACACTATCGCCACTGCTCTCAACATCTGGCTGGCGATTGGCGCGCCCGACTCGGATGGCACCAGTGCCCTGACCGAGATCAACAATGCCGGGGACGCCGCCTACGCTCTCGACTTGTTGTTGCGGTCGCGGCGGCTCACCAGCCTCTCGCCAGCCATTGATCAAACCCTGTCAATTCTGATTCGCACCGCGCAGTGGCGCGATCACCAGGATACTTTCAACAAGCGGGCCTTGTATAGCGCCCTGCAATTAGCCCGCCATTTCACCGAGCACCCGGCGGCCCGCGCCACCGTGGGCGGTTTCATCGGCGAGATTCGATCTCGCTATCGCACGGGCGAACACCAGCACCAGCCCGTCCACTTTCACGCGCTCGCCCTGCGCCTGCTGGCCGCGCATCACCGCGCCAGGTTGAGCGACATGGTGTTGGAAAAACTGGAACGCCGAAGCAAAGAGCCTGAAGTTCCGCCGAAAGAGGCTGAACCGGAAACCGCCGCCGAACGACAACCGGAAGCTTCCCCGCGGGTGGCGGCCTCCTCTCACGAGGAAGAGACGGCTGAACTGAATCCACCCGCCGCTCCCGCGAGTGACGCTGTCCCGTTATCCGTGACGGCCTCACCCTCAGCCGACGTTGATCCGAGTCAACAAGCCGCGCTCACCCAACTTGTTCAGGGGCACGTCAAAGTCAAGCTGGGGCGGGTGGATAGAATCTCCGGCACGCGCGCCCGCGCCACCGTCTACCGTGTTCACTTTGGCCTGCACTCGGACGCCACCGACGGCGCGGGCCAATCGCTGACGGCCTTGCCCGATTCACTCCGCCTTGTCATCAAACAGGGAAGCATCGAGTCGCTGGCCCGCACTATCAAGCGTTACGGTGAACTGCCCGACGAACTTCTGCCCTACTTTGCCAAGCACGCCGACCAGCCCGAAAGCACCGGCGGCTCGCCGGAGTGGTATTTGGTGATGGAAGATTTGGCGGGGATGTCGCCGCTCGGCGGGATTCTGGATCAGTTGGATGACCACGCGGCGCACGAAGAACCGATCGCGCGTCTGGCCGTCGCGGTTGGGGGAGCGTTGTCGGCCCTTCACCGGCACCGCCGCCGCGCCCCGCTGGCCAGCAACGAACTGGGCTGGCTCTACCTCACGCCGATCACCGAAGCCCTGAACAAAATTTGCGAGGCCTCGGCTTTTCCCGAACTCAAAGACTATGTTGAAATCGGTTTCGAGAGCAACGGCTGGCGCTATCACAACCTCAACACTTATCTATCCAGGTTACAGTGGCACGCCGTTATGCTCAATCCGCCCACGATTGGCACGGTTCATGGCGACTGTCACAGCCGCAACCTGATGATCGATTCGGCTTTGTCGCGCGTTAAGTTTGTTGACCTGGAGACGCTTTCGTACATTGACGACTATCTCACCGATTGGGGCCTGCTTCTCGAAGACGTGGCTCTATATCGCTACCTGCCGCGCGGCCAGCGCCCCAACTGCCTCACCCGCGACGAGATCGTCACCGGCCCCGGCCTGATCAACTATCCCTACCTGCCGCGCCAGGCCGACTCGGTTTTGCATTTTCAGAAGCGCCTCATCGAACAGGTGGAAGCCTTCGCCGGCTCGCTGAACGACGCCCGCTTCAAGCCCCGCCTGTGGCTGGCGATTGCCCGCAACCTCATCCTGCTGGCCAGCCGCCAGATTACGGCCCAGCCGCCGGAGGCTCAGGCTCACGAAGACGCCCTCAAACTGGTGATGGTGGCTTACGCCGAAGCGATCCGATTGCTGGATGAGTTGATCGCTCACCTCAACTCGCCAGAGCGCGTGCCGCTCCTTGACCTGCCCTTCACCGGCCAGCCCAACCCTCGCGCCTCTCTGCCCTTCCCGCTCGAAAGTTTGCAGGAGGCCATCCTGCAACTTGACGTATCCATCATTCACCGCCCCTCGCCCGCCGACTCCGGCATTTCGCAATACCTCATCGAAGGCAAACCCTTTGCCGAGATCAACGCCGGGGCCGAGCCACCCACGCTCTCGCTGGCCGGGCGGCTGGAGCAATACGTTGATGCCAGCCATATTGCCCGCCCCGTTGATTCGGCCAACGTCGTCATCCCGCTTCAGCCGGCCACGTCGCTGGACGATGTGATCGGGCTGGTGCGGCAGGCCTACTTTCTGGCGCTGGCCGATTAG
- the ruvC gene encoding crossover junction endodeoxyribonuclease RuvC yields the protein MLVIGIDPGTATTGWGLVRETDSELECVAYGAVITPAGQPLPKRLQTIHRELKQVITLHHPDSGAVEKLFFQKNVTTAMSVGQGRGVALLALADCGLEMGEYTPLQVKQAVSGYGRADKRQMQEMVRTLLNLESIPKPDDAADALAVAICHLYSAKMNALIE from the coding sequence ATGCTCGTCATCGGCATTGACCCCGGCACGGCGACCACCGGCTGGGGGCTGGTGCGAGAGACCGACTCGGAATTGGAGTGTGTGGCTTACGGGGCCGTGATCACGCCCGCCGGCCAGCCCTTGCCGAAACGACTGCAAACCATTCACCGCGAACTGAAGCAGGTCATCACTCTCCACCACCCGGACTCCGGCGCGGTGGAGAAGTTGTTTTTTCAGAAGAACGTGACGACAGCCATGTCGGTCGGGCAGGGACGGGGCGTGGCCCTGCTGGCTCTGGCCGACTGCGGCCTTGAGATGGGCGAGTACACGCCGTTGCAGGTGAAGCAGGCCGTCTCCGGTTATGGCCGCGCCGACAAGCGCCAGATGCAGGAGATGGTGCGCACCCTGCTCAACCTGGAGTCCATCCCCAAACCCGACGATGCCGCCGACGCGCTGGCGGTGGCGATTTGCCACTTGTATTCGGCGAAGATGAATGCGTTGATTGAATAA
- a CDS encoding macro domain-containing protein, translating to MKIVLADVQGALVVAWRTALADVENVEIHHGSIFDARCDALVSPANSFGFMDGGLDLRISEFFGWQVEKRLQKIIQEKHHGELLVGLAEIVSTDHPQIPFVISAPTMRVPMILRESVNVYLATRAILLLIKFGQFEDGTLIGDKVKTVAIPGMGTGVGKVLPEVCARQMKQAIDDINGQHRFPLTWSEAQRRHQLMYSETYRDLQH from the coding sequence ATGAAAATCGTTCTAGCCGATGTACAGGGGGCGCTAGTTGTTGCCTGGCGAACGGCATTGGCCGACGTAGAGAACGTCGAAATTCATCACGGCTCGATTTTCGATGCGCGGTGCGATGCTTTGGTCAGCCCAGCCAATAGCTTTGGGTTCATGGATGGTGGGCTGGATTTAAGAATTTCAGAATTCTTCGGCTGGCAGGTCGAGAAGCGCCTGCAAAAGATCATCCAGGAAAAACATCACGGTGAACTTCTCGTTGGGCTAGCCGAAATTGTGTCAACCGATCACCCTCAAATACCTTTTGTTATTTCTGCGCCAACCATGCGGGTGCCGATGATCCTCCGCGAATCGGTCAACGTCTATTTGGCAACGCGAGCAATTCTGTTGCTGATAAAATTCGGGCAGTTTGAAGATGGCACACTTATCGGCGACAAAGTAAAGACGGTCGCCATTCCCGGCATGGGTACCGGCGTCGGCAAGGTGTTGCCCGAGGTGTGCGCCAGGCAGATGAAACAAGCCATTGATGATATAAACGGCCAACATCGATTCCCGCTTACCTGGTCAGAGGCCCAAAGACGCCATCAACTGATGTATTCAGAAACGTATCGCGATCTCCAACACTAA
- a CDS encoding uracil-DNA glycosylase, whose product MAQNIETSWRPILIEETKKPYYKELQKFVAEERRKHTVFPPEEEVFSALHLTPYEQVSVFILGQDPYHGPGQAHGLCFSVRPGVPTPPSLVNIFKELQSDLGCKIPNNGYLVPWTKQGVLLLNAVLTVRAHQANSHKDKGWETFTDAVIRAVNDKTDRVVFVLWGAYARKKAGLIDAKRHVIIQSAHPSPLSAANGFFGSRPFSKINAKLREAGKPEIDWQIPDL is encoded by the coding sequence ATGGCCCAAAATATAGAAACCTCCTGGCGCCCCATCCTCATTGAAGAAACCAAAAAGCCTTACTACAAAGAACTGCAAAAGTTCGTGGCCGAAGAACGGCGCAAGCACACGGTCTTCCCGCCGGAAGAAGAGGTGTTCTCGGCCCTGCACCTGACGCCTTACGAGCAGGTGAGCGTCTTCATCCTGGGGCAAGACCCGTATCACGGCCCCGGGCAGGCGCACGGGCTGTGTTTCTCGGTGAGGCCCGGCGTGCCAACGCCGCCGTCGCTGGTCAACATCTTCAAAGAGTTGCAGAGTGATCTGGGGTGCAAGATTCCGAACAACGGCTATCTCGTGCCGTGGACCAAACAGGGCGTGCTACTGCTCAACGCCGTGCTTACCGTGCGGGCGCATCAGGCCAACTCGCACAAGGACAAGGGCTGGGAGACGTTCACCGACGCCGTGATCAGGGCCGTGAACGATAAGACGGATCGGGTTGTGTTTGTGTTGTGGGGCGCTTACGCCCGCAAGAAGGCCGGCCTGATTGACGCCAAGAGGCACGTCATCATTCAGTCGGCCCACCCCTCGCCGCTCTCGGCGGCCAACGGCTTCTTTGGCAGCCGGCCCTTCTCCAAGATCAACGCCAAACTGCGCGAGGCGGGCAAACCGGAGATTGACTGGCAGATTCCGGATTTGTAA
- a CDS encoding four helix bundle protein has protein sequence MAPGKADTPYDIRERSFLFGVRVIKWVRTLPRDWATETCAKQLIRAATSVGANIEEADGTETIKDKVYKWTTSRKEARESRFWVRTICAANSESPEGQALIQESSELTNILSTLIKKNKDTLNSD, from the coding sequence ATGGCTCCGGGAAAGGCCGATACACCCTACGACATTCGAGAGCGCAGTTTTCTGTTTGGGGTTCGAGTCATAAAATGGGTCCGGACATTGCCTCGGGATTGGGCTACAGAGACGTGCGCTAAGCAACTCATCAGAGCGGCTACTTCTGTTGGGGCGAACATCGAAGAGGCGGATGGAACTGAGACAATCAAAGACAAGGTTTACAAGTGGACAACATCGCGCAAAGAAGCGCGAGAGTCTCGGTTCTGGGTGCGCACAATCTGTGCGGCCAATTCCGAATCGCCAGAGGGTCAGGCTTTGATTCAAGAAAGCTCTGAACTTACCAACATCCTCAGCACGCTGATCAAGAAAAATAAAGACACCCTCAACTCTGACTAA